A part of Synechococcus sp. KORDI-49 genomic DNA contains:
- a CDS encoding CopG family transcriptional regulator, whose protein sequence is MPILQDLVQELQQRLASTEPAPSTAAVADAACSERINVTLPRGVMDDLKRHALEEGRSCGNLAAFLVEDALRRHRPLS, encoded by the coding sequence GTGCCGATTCTTCAGGATCTTGTGCAGGAGCTGCAGCAGCGGCTGGCCTCCACCGAACCGGCTCCCAGCACGGCCGCCGTCGCCGATGCCGCTTGTTCCGAGCGGATCAACGTCACCCTGCCCCGCGGCGTGATGGACGATCTCAAGCGGCACGCCCTCGAGGAGGGGCGCAGCTGCGGCAACCTTGCAGCCTTCCTGGTGGAAGACGCCCTGCGGCGTCACCGGCCCCTCAGCTGA
- the pdeM gene encoding ligase-associated DNA damage response endonuclease PdeM — MSAQLWQWGAESLQFLPQRALWRPEGRVLMLADLHLGKAEAFQAQGIPLPSDADGGTFNPLLELCHQWRPQQLIVLGDLIHARVGLTPRLRDNLRALPELCGCEVLLIGGNHDRHSWMEGLPQLPSQALGALWLSHAPESPPQPHQLNVCGHLHPTSRLRSRSDHLRLPCFAYDEVGSRLVIPAFGELTGGHDCGDRYRTWLVADGVIVPWFDPLPKNQGRRPAA; from the coding sequence ATGAGCGCGCAGCTCTGGCAGTGGGGAGCGGAGTCGCTGCAGTTTCTGCCGCAGCGGGCGCTCTGGCGGCCGGAGGGACGGGTGCTGATGCTGGCGGATCTGCATCTGGGCAAGGCGGAGGCCTTTCAGGCGCAGGGAATCCCGTTGCCGAGCGATGCCGATGGCGGCACGTTCAACCCCCTGCTTGAGCTCTGCCATCAGTGGCGTCCGCAGCAGCTGATCGTTCTGGGAGACCTGATCCATGCCCGGGTCGGACTCACCCCGAGGTTGCGGGACAACCTGCGGGCTCTGCCGGAGCTCTGCGGTTGCGAGGTGCTGTTGATCGGCGGCAATCACGATCGCCACAGCTGGATGGAAGGCCTGCCGCAACTGCCGTCTCAGGCCCTCGGTGCCCTGTGGCTGAGCCATGCTCCGGAATCCCCGCCGCAGCCTCACCAGCTGAATGTGTGCGGTCATCTGCATCCCACCAGTCGGCTGCGCAGCCGCTCCGATCACCTGCGTCTGCCCTGCTTCGCCTACGACGAGGTCGGTTCCCGTCTGGTGATCCCGGCCTTCGGAGAGTTGACGGGAGGGCATGACTGCGGCGACCGTTACCGCACATGGCTGGTGGCCGACGGCGTCATCGTTCCTTGGTTCGATCCACTCCCCAAAAACCAAGGTCGACGGCCCGCCGCGTGA
- a CDS encoding PCC domain-containing protein, which translates to MRPLPLKLTPGSDLRLSLEELARAQQLNGFVLGVVGNLSRAAFQCPGQAQPTVLEGDLEVITLNGTLSPEGVHLHLSLSDGACQVWGGHLEPGTLVQKGVDLLVGVLEPSQPAVDGNTATPVAQPPRIEIAVLPGCPWCARALRLLRTLDLPHTVDTVNDDAAFSRWQSRSGMRTFPQVFIDGALLGGYDDLASLHGSGKLEQLR; encoded by the coding sequence ATGCGCCCACTGCCCCTGAAACTGACGCCCGGCAGCGACCTGCGCCTCAGCCTCGAGGAGCTGGCCCGTGCGCAGCAGCTCAACGGCTTCGTCCTGGGCGTGGTGGGCAACCTCAGCCGTGCCGCCTTTCAGTGCCCGGGCCAGGCACAGCCCACCGTGCTGGAGGGGGATCTCGAAGTGATCACCCTGAACGGCACCCTCAGCCCCGAAGGAGTGCACCTGCATCTCAGCCTCTCCGATGGTGCCTGCCAGGTGTGGGGAGGACATCTCGAACCCGGCACCCTGGTGCAGAAGGGCGTCGACCTTCTGGTGGGAGTTCTCGAGCCGTCCCAGCCGGCCGTCGACGGCAACACAGCCACACCCGTTGCACAGCCGCCCCGCATCGAGATCGCCGTGCTGCCGGGTTGTCCGTGGTGCGCAAGAGCTCTGCGGCTGCTGCGCACCCTGGATCTGCCCCACACCGTGGACACGGTCAACGACGATGCCGCCTTCAGCCGCTGGCAGTCCCGCAGCGGCATGCGCACCTTCCCGCAGGTGTTCATCGATGGTGCACTGCTCGGCGGCTACGACGACCTCGCCTCCCTGCACGGTTCAGGCAAGCTGGAGCAGCTGCGCTGA
- a CDS encoding cAMP phosphodiesterase, which produces MPALLATGELFGAVAGAVAAPATKQDIAIYQAMGTSFFCMAALDGVEFPKALGISASTYAQALKGRHDGKVSMLDNKTLSEKEMFAAAEQQVLLRAMQACPKAIPADVQAKVKEAIKKISDK; this is translated from the coding sequence GTGCCGGCCCTGCTCGCCACAGGTGAGCTGTTCGGCGCTGTGGCCGGTGCTGTTGCCGCTCCCGCCACCAAGCAGGACATCGCCATCTATCAGGCCATGGGCACGTCCTTCTTCTGCATGGCTGCGCTCGATGGCGTGGAATTTCCGAAGGCGCTCGGCATCTCCGCCAGCACCTATGCCCAGGCCCTGAAGGGCCGCCATGACGGCAAGGTGTCGATGCTCGACAACAAGACCCTTTCGGAGAAGGAAATGTTCGCCGCCGCCGAGCAGCAGGTGCTCCTGCGCGCCATGCAGGCCTGCCCGAAGGCGATTCCAGCCGATGTACAGGCCAAGGTGAAGGAAGCCATCAAGAAGATCTCCGACAAGTGA
- a CDS encoding rhomboid family intramembrane serine protease, which yields MRQRFLLPLLLLALAWSQELVDQILFAGQWNLPMGPGLPWWRLLSAPFSHSGFAHLISNSAVFLPLSWLVLTRGMRDYIAIWIAVLLMEVPVVLLWPTASHGLSGVIYGLLGYLLLIGWLERRLLPVLLSLIAFWLYGSALVALIPGVSPAGVSWIGHASGFAGGLLAALAVHRDSAGQTS from the coding sequence ATGCGTCAACGCTTTCTGCTGCCGCTGCTGCTGCTTGCTCTGGCCTGGAGCCAGGAACTGGTCGATCAGATCCTGTTCGCCGGGCAATGGAACCTGCCCATGGGTCCGGGCCTGCCCTGGTGGCGACTGCTCAGCGCCCCGTTCAGCCACTCCGGGTTCGCACACCTGATCTCGAACAGCGCCGTGTTCCTGCCGCTGAGCTGGCTTGTGCTCACCCGGGGGATGCGGGATTACATCGCGATCTGGATCGCCGTGCTGCTCATGGAGGTGCCGGTGGTGCTGCTCTGGCCCACAGCCAGCCATGGTCTTTCCGGCGTGATCTACGGACTGCTCGGGTATCTGCTGCTGATCGGCTGGCTGGAGCGTCGGCTGCTGCCCGTGCTGCTCAGCCTGATCGCCTTCTGGCTCTACGGATCCGCCCTGGTGGCCCTGATTCCGGGAGTTTCCCCCGCCGGTGTCAGCTGGATCGGCCATGCCTCCGGATTCGCAGGAGGACTGCTGGCGGCCCTGGCCGTGCATCGCGACAGCGCAGGGCAGACGTCGTGA
- a CDS encoding WbuC family cupin fold metalloprotein: protein MSDSIRLQAIDQSLFDRVAAVARGKPRLRMNHNLHQESDLVQRFLNVLQPGTYVRPHRHVREQAGTGFECFLVLQGAIGLLIFDGDGQLIERHRLSATGPLRGIELAENQFHSLVALEPDTVMFELKQGPYQPTQDKDFLSAFPGEGSEQAEDQERSWRQLFATGHRP, encoded by the coding sequence ATGAGCGACAGCATCAGGCTGCAGGCCATCGACCAGAGCCTGTTCGACCGCGTCGCGGCCGTGGCACGCGGGAAACCGCGCCTGCGCATGAACCACAATCTCCACCAGGAGAGCGATCTGGTGCAGCGGTTTCTGAACGTGCTGCAACCCGGCACCTACGTGCGCCCGCATCGCCACGTGCGCGAGCAGGCGGGAACGGGCTTCGAGTGCTTTCTGGTGCTTCAGGGGGCGATCGGCCTGCTGATCTTCGATGGCGACGGACAGCTGATCGAACGGCACCGCCTGAGCGCCACCGGACCGCTGCGCGGCATCGAACTGGCGGAGAACCAGTTCCATTCCCTGGTGGCTCTGGAGCCGGACACGGTGATGTTCGAACTCAAGCAGGGCCCTTACCAGCCCACGCAAGACAAGGACTTCCTCAGCGCCTTCCCCGGCGAAGGCAGCGAACAGGCGGAGGATCAGGAACGCAGCTGGCGGCAGCTGTTCGCCACCGGTCACCGGCCCTGA
- a CDS encoding glycine zipper 2TM domain-containing protein — MIRFSPFSVLVLAGALVTTALPAQAHHWSSGHSYPYEPAPYPYERSPYNSSAGDGWMRTQLERDCNRGRLIGGIVGGGLGYVASRDDGRSWAVPLGALLGSQVGCNAGSGRRPLPW, encoded by the coding sequence ATGATCCGCTTCTCTCCGTTTTCCGTCCTGGTGCTCGCCGGAGCGCTGGTGACGACGGCCCTGCCCGCTCAGGCCCATCACTGGTCGAGTGGGCACTCTTATCCCTATGAACCGGCCCCCTATCCCTACGAGCGGTCGCCCTACAACAGCTCGGCGGGGGATGGCTGGATGCGAACGCAGCTGGAACGCGACTGCAACAGAGGGCGACTGATCGGGGGCATCGTGGGAGGTGGCCTCGGCTACGTCGCCTCGCGGGATGACGGCCGCAGCTGGGCCGTTCCCCTCGGTGCGCTGCTGGGATCTCAGGTGGGTTGCAACGCCGGCAGCGGCCGCCGCCCTCTGCCCTGGTGA
- a CDS encoding SRPBCC family protein, with amino-acid sequence MERLPQGVRRLAVQLRTAIPVSVLWEVLTDYDHLDRFIPNLSTSELVLRDGQTVRVLQVGSQQLLGLRFSAQVLLELQEVLPDGLLRFRMVKGDFRRFEGSWQMRDLPEGSSLLYELTVQGCLGMPIGLIEERLRDDLSSNLHAVEQEARRRWSGD; translated from the coding sequence ATGGAGCGCCTTCCGCAGGGCGTCAGGCGTCTGGCGGTGCAGCTGAGAACAGCGATACCGGTCTCGGTTCTCTGGGAGGTCCTCACGGACTACGACCATCTCGACCGCTTCATTCCCAATCTCAGCACCAGCGAGCTGGTGCTGCGGGACGGCCAGACGGTGCGGGTGCTTCAGGTGGGCAGTCAGCAGCTTCTCGGTCTGCGCTTCTCCGCTCAGGTGCTGCTGGAACTGCAGGAAGTGCTGCCGGACGGCCTGCTGCGGTTCCGGATGGTGAAAGGCGATTTCCGGCGGTTTGAAGGGTCCTGGCAGATGCGAGATCTGCCCGAGGGGTCCTCACTTCTTTATGAGCTGACGGTGCAGGGATGCCTCGGCATGCCGATCGGGCTGATCGAAGAGCGGCTGCGCGACGACCTGTCGAGCAATCTGCATGCGGTCGAACAGGAAGCCAGACGGCGCTGGAGCGGCGACTGA
- a CDS encoding transporter substrate-binding domain-containing protein: protein MARFQVSSDPAAMRCSALAAALLSATQLLIIPAVAAAPEPRGTLRVGITGSPPFVLSGHGSRGGISLEIWRRVAEQNDLSYDLVEQPTPKQGLRAIEMGEIDLLVGPISITARRLAMPDVDFTQPYFLGKSGVLLPLSPPSLVSRLSVFFGWAVVSSVLVLLGVLLAVGSLIWLAERRRNAEQFPRAPLAGIGSGMWFALVTLTTVGYGDKAPVTRTGRGLTAAWMTISLIAVSSLTASLASAFTLFLTGATETAITDPAQLQSRRVAVVSGTSGVELAQRRNMRVVSADSLAGAIDLMLEDRAEAVIFDRPAIRYYLKKNPDLAVRLAPFTLTEETYGFAFRSGDPLRNALNVSILQLQRQGQVEAITNVLLN, encoded by the coding sequence ATGGCACGCTTCCAGGTGTCATCCGATCCGGCGGCGATGCGCTGCTCCGCCCTGGCTGCAGCCCTGCTGAGCGCCACCCAGCTGCTGATCATTCCCGCTGTGGCGGCAGCACCGGAGCCGCGCGGCACCCTGCGGGTGGGCATCACCGGATCGCCTCCGTTCGTGCTCAGCGGCCATGGCTCGCGAGGGGGCATCAGCCTGGAGATCTGGCGGCGCGTGGCCGAGCAGAACGACCTCAGCTACGACCTGGTCGAGCAGCCGACCCCGAAGCAGGGACTGAGGGCGATCGAGATGGGAGAGATCGATCTGCTGGTGGGGCCGATCAGCATCACCGCCCGGCGCCTCGCCATGCCTGACGTCGATTTCACACAGCCCTACTTCCTGGGCAAGTCCGGCGTGCTGCTGCCCCTCTCTCCCCCCAGTCTGGTCAGCCGCCTGAGCGTGTTCTTCGGATGGGCGGTGGTGTCGTCGGTACTGGTGCTGCTGGGGGTGCTGCTGGCGGTGGGCAGCCTGATCTGGCTGGCCGAACGGCGCCGCAATGCCGAGCAGTTCCCCCGGGCGCCGCTGGCGGGCATCGGCAGCGGCATGTGGTTCGCGCTGGTAACGCTCACCACGGTGGGCTACGGCGACAAGGCCCCGGTCACCCGCACCGGCCGTGGGCTCACCGCCGCCTGGATGACCATCTCCCTGATCGCCGTGTCCTCGCTCACGGCGAGCCTCGCGTCGGCCTTCACCCTGTTCCTCACCGGCGCCACCGAAACCGCGATCACCGATCCTGCGCAACTGCAATCACGCCGGGTCGCCGTGGTGAGCGGCACCAGCGGCGTGGAACTGGCCCAGAGACGCAACATGCGCGTGGTGTCGGCCGACTCGCTCGCCGGCGCCATCGATCTGATGCTGGAGGACCGGGCGGAGGCCGTGATCTTCGATCGACCGGCCATCCGTTATTACCTCAAGAAGAATCCGGATCTGGCCGTACGACTAGCGCCGTTCACGCTCACCGAGGAGACCTACGGCTTCGCCTTCCGATCCGGTGACCCCCTGCGCAATGCCTTGAACGTCTCGATCCTGCAGCTGCAGCGGCAGGGGCAGGTGGAAGCCATCACCAACGTTCTGCTCAACTGA
- the pepN gene encoding aminopeptidase N, protein MAAVAPVRLADYTPWPFGLEQIALDVVIHADHVLVTSRLQLTPLQSGVPLVLHGVDLTLEHLAIDGSVPSAQAWQLQDGMLTLLSPPDQPFTLETRCRIDPYSNTSLEGLYASGGMLTTQCEAEGFRRISFHPDRPDVLSRWRVRLEAERQHFPVLLSNGNAVSAGPLAGAPDRHEAIWDDPHPKPSYLFALVAGDLTEVRDQLRTASGREVTLRLHVESGDEPYTAHAMASLKRSMRWDEQIYGLEYDLDEYNIVAVRHFNMGAMENKSLNIFNSKLVLADAETATDGELERVESVIAHEYFHNWTGNRITCRDWFQLSLKEGLTVFRDQSFTADLHSSAVKRIEDVAMLRNTQFREDAGPTAHPVKPAEYQAIDNFYTTTIYEKGSELIRMLHTLLGHERFMAGMATYVERFDGTAATTEDFVQAITDGAASDGRPLGFDPDRFRRWYHQAGTPQLNVERSWNATTGELTLQLQQRTEPTPGQPQKQPLVLPLAIALVTADGRIGEEQLVVMDEADRTMVLKAPPAEQPPALSILRRFSAPVVLRMDQPLTETLQLFAADDDPFCRWDAGQRLFRQILLARAADAPEPAVEAALTTALGQTLAGSDEGAELAVLLTLPGLAELEALQTTADPLSLDRAMHSLRADLGGALHEPLRQLLERCRPGWSRLWPEGQGARQLTAVAWSWLAAAGDAEAREQALKAVSGPSMTLARAALRALRPIDCPERDQALAAFHDRWQDKPVILDSWFSLEASTPRSDSLERVRDLLLHPRFDPLAPNSLRAVLGGFTANISAFHAVDGSGYRFMAEQIAAVDARNPITASRMAKVFSRWRSYGPERQAAMRAAIELLDGAPLSANTSEVVAMLRS, encoded by the coding sequence ATGGCAGCCGTCGCTCCGGTCCGCCTCGCGGACTACACCCCATGGCCCTTCGGGCTGGAACAGATCGCTCTGGATGTCGTCATCCACGCCGATCACGTTCTGGTGACCAGCCGGCTGCAGCTCACGCCGCTGCAGTCCGGGGTGCCCCTGGTGCTGCACGGTGTCGATCTGACCCTCGAGCACCTGGCGATCGATGGCAGTGTTCCGTCGGCGCAGGCCTGGCAGCTGCAGGACGGCATGCTCACGCTGCTGTCTCCGCCGGATCAGCCGTTCACGCTCGAGACCCGCTGTCGGATCGACCCCTACAGCAACACATCCCTGGAGGGTCTTTACGCCAGTGGCGGCATGCTCACCACGCAGTGTGAAGCCGAAGGCTTCCGCCGCATCAGCTTCCATCCGGACCGCCCCGATGTGCTCAGCCGCTGGCGGGTGCGACTGGAAGCCGAGCGACAGCACTTCCCGGTGCTGCTCAGCAACGGCAACGCCGTGTCGGCCGGGCCGCTGGCGGGGGCACCGGACCGCCATGAGGCGATCTGGGATGACCCGCACCCGAAGCCGTCGTACCTCTTCGCGCTGGTGGCTGGTGATCTGACGGAGGTGCGCGATCAACTCCGCACCGCATCCGGGCGGGAGGTGACGCTGCGCCTGCATGTGGAATCCGGCGATGAGCCTTACACCGCCCATGCGATGGCGTCACTGAAACGGTCGATGCGCTGGGATGAACAGATCTACGGCCTGGAATACGACCTCGACGAGTACAACATCGTCGCCGTGCGTCACTTCAACATGGGCGCGATGGAGAACAAGAGCCTCAACATCTTCAACTCCAAACTGGTGCTGGCCGATGCGGAAACAGCCACCGACGGGGAGTTGGAGCGGGTTGAAAGTGTGATCGCCCATGAGTACTTCCACAACTGGACCGGCAATCGCATCACCTGCCGCGACTGGTTCCAGCTGTCGCTCAAGGAAGGACTGACCGTCTTCCGCGATCAGAGCTTCACCGCGGATCTGCATTCCTCTGCGGTGAAGCGGATCGAGGATGTGGCGATGCTGCGCAACACCCAGTTCCGGGAGGATGCGGGGCCGACGGCTCACCCTGTGAAGCCGGCGGAGTATCAGGCGATCGACAACTTCTACACGACGACCATCTACGAAAAGGGTTCGGAACTGATCCGCATGCTGCACACCCTGCTGGGGCATGAGCGGTTCATGGCGGGAATGGCGACCTACGTGGAGCGTTTCGACGGCACCGCCGCCACCACTGAGGATTTCGTGCAGGCCATCACCGACGGGGCCGCTTCCGATGGCCGGCCCCTGGGGTTTGATCCCGATCGCTTCCGGCGCTGGTACCACCAGGCCGGCACCCCCCAGCTGAACGTGGAGCGCAGCTGGAACGCCACCACCGGTGAGCTGACCCTTCAGCTTCAGCAGCGGACCGAGCCGACTCCAGGCCAACCGCAGAAGCAGCCGCTGGTGCTGCCGCTCGCCATCGCCCTGGTGACGGCCGACGGTCGCATCGGCGAGGAACAGCTTGTGGTGATGGACGAGGCCGATCGGACCATGGTTCTGAAGGCACCGCCCGCCGAACAGCCTCCGGCGCTCTCGATCCTGCGCCGCTTCTCGGCACCGGTGGTGCTGCGCATGGATCAGCCGCTGACGGAGACGCTGCAGCTGTTCGCGGCCGATGACGATCCCTTCTGCCGCTGGGATGCCGGCCAGCGGCTGTTCCGTCAGATCCTGCTGGCCCGGGCTGCGGATGCGCCGGAGCCCGCTGTGGAGGCCGCCCTCACAACAGCTCTGGGGCAGACCCTGGCCGGCTCGGATGAGGGGGCGGAGCTGGCTGTTCTGCTGACGCTGCCTGGCCTGGCGGAGCTGGAGGCGCTGCAGACGACGGCGGATCCGCTGAGCCTCGATCGGGCCATGCACAGCCTCAGAGCCGATCTCGGCGGCGCCTTGCACGAGCCCCTGCGTCAGTTGCTCGAGCGATGCCGTCCGGGCTGGAGCCGGCTCTGGCCGGAGGGGCAGGGAGCACGCCAGCTGACGGCCGTGGCCTGGAGCTGGCTGGCGGCCGCCGGCGATGCGGAAGCCCGTGAGCAGGCTCTCAAGGCGGTGAGCGGTCCATCGATGACCCTGGCCCGGGCTGCGCTGCGGGCTCTGCGGCCGATTGACTGCCCTGAGCGCGACCAGGCGCTGGCGGCCTTCCATGACCGCTGGCAGGACAAACCGGTGATTCTCGACAGCTGGTTCTCCCTGGAGGCCTCGACGCCGCGCTCCGACAGCCTGGAGCGGGTGCGGGACCTGCTGCTGCATCCCCGGTTCGATCCGCTGGCTCCGAATTCCCTGCGAGCCGTTCTGGGGGGCTTCACCGCCAACATCAGCGCCTTCCATGCCGTCGACGGCAGCGGCTACCGGTTCATGGCCGAGCAGATCGCCGCGGTCGATGCCCGCAACCCGATCACGGCGAGTCGTATGGCCAAGGTGTTCAGCCGCTGGCGCAGTTACGGGCCGGAGCGTCAGGCCGCCATGCGCGCGGCGATCGAGCTGCTCGATGGCGCTCCCCTGTCTGCCAATACCTCGGAGGTGGTGGCGATGCTCCGCTCCTGA
- a CDS encoding DUF3104 domain-containing protein, translating into MDGPLFLRARCGDLVVVEGEDPGDWWMGHVLHVVGSARGPEPSLFQIACIDSGVVRMVNADQVIERLPFSAVPDDARSASSPPVSRPERSAGQGSSGGQSGAGAVRLASTAPSSHSATSMRRA; encoded by the coding sequence ATGGACGGGCCGTTGTTTCTCCGCGCTCGCTGCGGTGATCTGGTGGTGGTGGAAGGCGAGGATCCGGGGGACTGGTGGATGGGCCATGTGCTGCATGTGGTGGGCAGCGCCCGTGGCCCTGAGCCGTCCCTGTTTCAGATCGCCTGCATCGACAGCGGCGTGGTGCGGATGGTCAACGCTGATCAGGTGATCGAGCGGTTGCCGTTCAGCGCTGTTCCAGACGACGCACGATCAGCGTCATCGCCACCAGTGAGCCGGCCAGAGCGATCAGCAGGGCAAGGGTCATCGGGGGGTCAAAGCGGGGCAGGTGCCGTCAGGTTGGCATCCACAGCCCCCAGCAGCCATTCGGCCACTTCCATGCGCAGGGCGTAG
- a CDS encoding DUF6737 family protein, which produces MATPEESPEPTSFWSHKPWWCQPWTILMTGSLAIGGSWWLLHWLWLTLPIALLVLIWWWLFLIVVPRSGALPPTPPAP; this is translated from the coding sequence ATGGCCACACCGGAGGAGAGCCCTGAGCCGACGTCGTTCTGGTCCCACAAACCCTGGTGGTGCCAGCCCTGGACGATCCTGATGACCGGGTCCCTGGCGATCGGAGGGTCCTGGTGGTTGCTGCACTGGCTGTGGCTGACCCTGCCCATCGCCCTGCTGGTGCTGATCTGGTGGTGGCTGTTTCTGATCGTGGTGCCCCGCTCCGGCGCCCTGCCACCGACACCACCGGCACCATGA
- a CDS encoding histidine kinase translates to MKGDGPKGRQQLQLLLVAARHHLSGQDLRSLVQYLEREDVGFEVTLQLADPSQQPELLELHRLVVTPALIKLSPSPKQVFAGSNIHQQLKGWVPRWQQDGVVSGLGLSLRPTELDGSRTQKELQLEDQLLVLRQENETLIDRIHAQERLLRMVAHELRTPLTAATLALQSQRLGQIDMDRFQDVITRRLEEMEALSKDLLEVGTTRWEALFNPQRLDLASVSAEVILELEKLWLGRNVEIRTDIPIDLPKVFADQRRMRQVLLNLLENALKYTGNGGHITLTMLHRTSQWVEVSVCDSGPGIPPEEQQRIFLDRVRLPQTSHRTTGFGVGLSVCRRIVEVHGGRIWVVSEPDEGACFTFTVPIWQGQGQEWGQAVLTEGQPDP, encoded by the coding sequence GTGAAGGGTGACGGTCCCAAAGGTCGTCAGCAGCTTCAGCTGCTGCTGGTGGCTGCCCGTCATCACCTGTCCGGCCAGGACCTCCGTTCTCTGGTGCAGTACCTGGAGCGGGAGGACGTCGGATTCGAGGTGACCCTCCAGCTCGCGGATCCGTCCCAGCAGCCGGAGCTGCTGGAGCTGCACCGGCTCGTGGTCACCCCCGCTCTGATCAAGCTGTCGCCCTCCCCCAAGCAGGTGTTCGCCGGCAGCAACATCCACCAGCAGCTGAAGGGGTGGGTGCCGCGCTGGCAGCAGGACGGCGTCGTCAGCGGACTAGGGCTCAGCCTGCGGCCGACCGAACTCGACGGCAGCCGCACCCAGAAGGAGCTGCAGCTGGAGGATCAGCTGCTGGTGCTGCGTCAGGAGAACGAGACCCTGATCGACCGCATCCACGCCCAGGAGAGATTGCTGCGCATGGTGGCCCACGAGCTGCGCACACCCCTCACCGCAGCGACCCTGGCCCTGCAGAGCCAGAGGCTCGGGCAGATCGACATGGATCGCTTCCAGGATGTGATCACCCGCCGTCTCGAGGAGATGGAGGCGCTCTCGAAGGATCTGCTGGAGGTGGGAACCACCCGCTGGGAGGCCCTGTTCAACCCTCAGCGGCTCGATCTGGCGAGCGTGTCAGCGGAGGTGATCCTGGAACTGGAGAAGCTCTGGCTCGGACGCAACGTCGAGATCCGCACCGACATACCGATCGACCTGCCGAAGGTCTTCGCCGATCAGCGACGCATGCGTCAGGTGCTGCTCAACCTGCTGGAGAACGCCCTGAAATACACAGGCAATGGCGGGCACATCACCCTGACCATGCTGCACCGCACCAGTCAGTGGGTGGAGGTGAGTGTCTGCGACAGCGGGCCGGGCATCCCCCCCGAAGAGCAGCAGCGGATCTTTCTGGACCGGGTCCGTCTGCCGCAGACATCGCATCGCACCACCGGATTCGGCGTCGGGCTGTCGGTCTGCCGCCGCATCGTGGAAGTGCACGGCGGCCGCATCTGGGTGGTGTCGGAACCCGATGAGGGGGCCTGCTTCACCTTCACCGTGCCGATCTGGCAGGGCCAGGGACAGGAATGGGGTCAGGCTGTCTTGACGGAGGGTCAGCCCGACCCGTAG